From Rutidosis leptorrhynchoides isolate AG116_Rl617_1_P2 chromosome 3, CSIRO_AGI_Rlap_v1, whole genome shotgun sequence, a single genomic window includes:
- the LOC139896987 gene encoding FBD-associated F-box protein At5g22730-like: protein MERAPRKHKASKSASKDIISRMPKNVIMHILDRLPIQYAVRTSILSSNWRFKWTLLSKVVSDDKFYEYLKRLGRENWYDELNIAITTSLVFHLVGHFSKLQELYLDLRMCKFLGELGAEKWVRTSFRCLKTLVLYPIDFSSDIKLSFAFEMIWGSPELPTLIIVATYNDAIPPPAFCSSALNHISMGQLKLRIVELKSFGGSENEIYLIKNLLACSPALKKIVIFADPSQIFGGENGKLMFATKLLEFHRASTAAQVKIYWS from the exons ATGGAACGAGCTCCCAGGAAACATAAGGCATCCAAATCAGCATCTAAAGATATTATTAGCAGAATGCCGAAGAATGTGATAATGCATATTCTGGATCGTTTGCCAATACAATATGCGGTTAGGACTTCAATCTTGTCAAGTAACTGGAGGTTCAAGTGGACTTTACTCAGCAAGGTCGTATCTGACGACAAGTTCTATGAGTATTTGAAACGACTAGGACGTGAAAATTGGTATGACGAGCTGAATATAG CAATCACAACTTCCTTAGTCTTTCACCTTGTGGGTCATTTCTCAAAACTTCAGGAGCTTTATTTGGATCTTCGTATGTGCAAG TTCTTAGGAGAATTAGGTGCCGAAAAGTGGGTACGTACCTCCTTTCGCTGCCTCAAGACTctggtattatatccaatagattTTAGCAGTGATATTAAGTTATCGTTTGCCTTTGAAATGATATGGGGTTCACCAGAACTGCCGACCCTTATCATCGTA GCTACATACAATGATGCCATCCCACCACCTGCATTTTGTTCTTCTGCGTTGAACCACATCTCAATGGGGCAGTTAAAGCTACGGATTGTGGAGTTAAAATCTTTTGGAGGTTCAGAGAATGAGATATATTTGATAAAGAATTTACTTGCTTGTTCGCCCGCACTAAAGAAGATTGTTATATTTGCCGATCCCTCCCAGATTTTTGGTGGTGAGAATGGAAAGTTGATGTTTGCTACAAAGCTGCTAGAATTCCATCGAGCCTCCACCGCAGCCCAAGTGAAGATATATTGGTCTTAG